In Acholeplasma equirhinis, the following proteins share a genomic window:
- a CDS encoding leucine-rich repeat domain-containing protein, translated as MRKFLIFAVYNLLLITLGVATLYAASTYIEKEMNSLDQSSLLKSSPFEDVIIYHVKYTFNTETLSFEVKSLENNSVLNLTLSDSIYGYPVTAIKDKAFYKSNIEYITLGKHIKYIGNNAFESSINLKELIGFEQIQSIGKWAFKDCINLEMDITFKSIQYIGLRAFFNVNKIKSVSIDLNDDSLYQTLVIDKDAFSLPNALSLNTTP; from the coding sequence ATGAGAAAATTTCTAATCTTTGCAGTATATAATTTATTACTCATTACACTTGGTGTTGCAACACTGTATGCTGCATCTACCTATATTGAAAAAGAAATGAATAGTTTAGACCAATCTTCACTTTTAAAATCATCTCCTTTTGAAGATGTCATCATATATCATGTTAAATATACTTTTAATACAGAAACATTATCTTTTGAAGTTAAATCTTTAGAAAATAATAGTGTACTTAATCTAACACTTTCTGATAGCATATATGGTTATCCTGTCACGGCGATTAAAGATAAAGCATTCTATAAATCAAATATTGAATACATTACACTTGGTAAACATATTAAATATATTGGAAATAATGCTTTCGAATCATCCATTAATTTAAAAGAACTTATTGGATTTGAACAGATTCAATCAATTGGTAAATGGGCTTTTAAAGATTGTATCAATCTTGAAATGGATATCACATTTAAATCAATTCAATATATCGGATTAAGAGCTTTCTTTAATGTCAATAAAATTAAAAGCGTATCCATTGATTTAAATGATGATTCTCTTTATCAAACACTTGTTATTGATAAGGATGCCTTTTCTTTACCTAATGCCTTATCATTAAACACCACTCCATAA
- a CDS encoding GHKL domain-containing protein: MSILSLIVLTIYNAMFLSYFKKVSPRQGHTWWIIGVALVALIATYIYVDKTYAYMLFPLVTIILYLAIRLTTSFGPGQSFYSATLAVINASCIRNILNAVYSIMFLHGSFHAYTEASVYNTITLITFPIALLLFMLLRKLIFPGTKLRVFIKSKQALKIGSILNFFIAIQLTIISSLSLNSDLTFLVSNRSYIYSTMLTSLMLITIIYVVIYYSLKNHERVKAESRNEILRQHFEMQLLHYQNTEKQYEKYRQFKHDYQANIDLLRNLINDNLNTEAQDLINEMENHEIVQFWNRKHFTNNVIFDSMMQELARKCKDANIKLFFEGQEPRRTNLTLIEKITLFHNITFNAYEANLKLKEEERYILIRVNNQDTWTSIHVENAFDGNINYKDGKYNSTKTNGDEHGIGLENVEEVTQKLGGVLTITPDMEKKIFYLCVLLPSHGK, translated from the coding sequence ATGAGTATCTTATCCTTAATTGTGCTAACTATATATAATGCAATGTTCCTATCATACTTTAAAAAAGTATCACCAAGACAAGGGCATACTTGGTGGATCATTGGTGTTGCATTAGTTGCTTTAATTGCTACCTATATCTATGTTGATAAAACCTATGCCTATATGTTATTTCCATTGGTAACGATTATCTTATATTTAGCTATCAGATTAACAACAAGTTTTGGACCAGGACAAAGTTTCTATTCTGCAACACTTGCTGTAATTAATGCAAGTTGTATTCGAAATATACTAAATGCAGTATATTCAATTATGTTCCTGCATGGAAGTTTCCATGCATACACAGAAGCTTCAGTTTATAACACCATTACTTTAATTACATTCCCAATTGCACTCTTACTTTTTATGTTGTTAAGAAAATTAATCTTCCCTGGAACAAAACTAAGAGTTTTTATTAAATCTAAACAAGCTTTAAAAATTGGTAGTATTCTTAATTTCTTTATCGCAATTCAATTAACAATTATAAGCAGTTTATCTCTAAACTCAGATTTAACGTTCTTAGTTTCTAATAGATCTTATATTTACTCAACAATGTTGACATCACTCATGTTAATAACAATCATTTATGTGGTTATCTATTATTCACTAAAGAATCATGAACGTGTTAAAGCTGAATCAAGAAATGAAATCTTACGTCAACATTTTGAAATGCAGTTACTGCATTATCAAAACACTGAAAAGCAGTATGAAAAATATCGTCAGTTCAAACACGATTATCAAGCAAATATAGATTTACTTAGAAATTTAATTAATGATAATTTAAATACTGAAGCTCAAGACTTGATTAATGAAATGGAAAACCACGAGATTGTTCAATTCTGGAATCGTAAGCATTTCACGAATAACGTGATCTTTGATTCAATGATGCAAGAATTAGCAAGAAAGTGTAAAGATGCCAATATTAAGTTATTCTTTGAAGGTCAAGAACCTAGAAGAACGAATTTAACCTTAATCGAAAAGATAACACTCTTCCATAACATTACATTTAATGCTTATGAAGCAAACCTTAAGTTAAAAGAAGAAGAAAGATACATTTTAATTAGAGTAAACAATCAAGATACATGGACATCCATTCATGTTGAAAATGCGTTTGATGGTAATATTAACTATAAAGATGGTAAATACAATTCAACTAAAACCAATGGTGATGAACACGGCATTGGTTTAGAAAATGTTGAAGAAGTTACACAAAAACTTGGTGGTGTCTTAACAATCACACCTGACATGGAAAAGAAAATATTCTATTTATGTGTCTTATTACCAAGTCATGGTAAATGA
- a CDS encoding InlB B-repeat-containing protein produces MAIQKIYLFLTTLFLMLILAGCKGTSSVVKDDYQKIFEHLQVGFQGGDSETSVTGNLTLPTNVTINVQFDSISWVSSHPQIVQTNGLVTRPAVDTNVMIALVVTINGVSKDKVTQLTVKGQEGSQIETYTVTFDSMGGNLIASQFIDAGGFATKPSNPTRNGYTFIYWEKDGTEFDFNTPITTNITLTAKWEGVVTGKTYTVTFNSNGGTNVTSKTVGENQTMSAPAQPTRDQDTFQGWYKDYELTQAWNFATDVVTSNTTLYAKYTFGNYPLLNGRTITFQDEFDGDSLDQSKWIYHTGTGAQYGIPFWGNSEKQYYKQENVEVSNGSLKIHAKMESTYDNLTNSTLFYSSGKILTQGKFDQTFGRFEVRMKAPIGQGFWPAFWLLPSNNTYGNGWPYNGEIDIVELRGRIDNKASSAIHFHNGGGHQYQAGEATIPNGGKINQFHVYAVEWVNNKLEFSVDGFIYHTRQGSWHNAPQPFNHDFYILLNLAVGGHFDNHVIPGAEFFPAMLEVDYVRVYA; encoded by the coding sequence TTGGCTATACAGAAGATCTATTTATTCCTAACAACTTTATTTTTGATGTTAATCTTAGCAGGATGTAAAGGTACATCTTCCGTAGTGAAAGATGATTATCAAAAAATATTTGAACATTTACAAGTAGGATTTCAAGGTGGTGACTCAGAAACTTCTGTCACCGGTAATTTAACACTACCTACAAATGTCACTATTAATGTTCAATTTGATTCAATCAGTTGGGTTTCAAGTCATCCACAAATAGTTCAAACAAATGGTTTAGTTACTAGACCAGCTGTTGATACAAACGTGATGATTGCTCTTGTTGTTACAATTAATGGTGTCTCTAAAGATAAAGTGACACAACTCACAGTTAAAGGACAAGAAGGCAGTCAAATTGAAACCTATACTGTAACATTCGATTCAATGGGTGGAAACTTAATTGCCTCTCAATTTATTGATGCAGGCGGGTTTGCAACCAAACCATCTAATCCAACAAGAAATGGTTATACATTTATTTACTGGGAAAAAGATGGCACAGAGTTTGATTTTAATACACCAATTACAACAAACATCACCTTAACTGCAAAATGGGAAGGTGTTGTTACAGGTAAAACGTATACTGTAACATTTAACTCAAATGGTGGTACAAACGTAACCAGTAAAACAGTTGGTGAAAATCAAACAATGAGTGCACCAGCACAGCCTACACGTGATCAAGATACTTTCCAAGGTTGGTATAAAGATTATGAACTCACACAAGCTTGGAACTTTGCAACAGACGTTGTAACATCTAATACCACACTCTATGCAAAATACACTTTTGGTAATTATCCATTATTAAATGGAAGAACCATAACATTCCAAGATGAGTTTGATGGTGATTCACTAGACCAGTCTAAATGGATTTATCATACTGGAACAGGTGCACAATATGGTATTCCATTTTGGGGTAACTCAGAAAAACAATATTACAAACAAGAAAATGTTGAAGTTTCAAATGGATCCTTAAAGATTCATGCAAAGATGGAATCAACATATGATAATTTAACCAATTCTACACTGTTCTATTCTTCAGGTAAGATTCTTACCCAAGGTAAGTTTGATCAAACATTTGGACGCTTTGAAGTAAGAATGAAAGCACCAATTGGACAAGGGTTCTGGCCAGCATTCTGGCTACTACCTTCAAACAACACATATGGCAATGGCTGGCCGTATAATGGTGAAATAGATATCGTAGAACTCAGAGGTCGTATTGATAATAAGGCATCATCTGCAATCCACTTCCACAATGGTGGTGGACATCAATATCAAGCAGGTGAAGCAACCATTCCAAATGGTGGAAAAATCAATCAATTCCATGTGTATGCAGTTGAATGGGTAAACAATAAATTAGAATTTTCAGTAGATGGTTTCATTTACCATACAAGACAAGGTTCATGGCATAATGCACCACAACCTTTTAATCACGATTTCTACATCCTCCTTAATCTAGCAGTTGGTGGTCATTTTGACAACCATGTGATACCTGGGGCAGAATTCTTCCCAGCAATGCTAGAGGTAGATTATGTGCGTGTTTATGCATAA
- a CDS encoding LytR/AlgR family response regulator transcription factor — protein MDYNQGQKFSSNEMFLNFAICEDQQEDIKKCIDLLDQATLALGYKYKVSTFNSGDALLFNVSETPSMYEIIFMDIQLINRNGVDIARKLRELGSISKIIFFTSTEDYVYEAFDVKADNYIVKSRCTLEKFTKILDQTIKHIEEDKNKLFFFEFKGNRHVVSLNKIQYFEVWNKVITIHFDNKVEKFYSNLQDVLSKLNQIEFFQVHRSYIVNLNYITKVYKNEIILKDGSMIPLGKTYMESFENHFMRFINKVNFFEQKVEMV, from the coding sequence ATGGATTATAATCAGGGGCAAAAATTTAGTTCCAATGAAATGTTTTTGAATTTTGCAATATGTGAAGATCAACAAGAGGATATCAAAAAATGTATTGATCTATTAGATCAAGCGACATTGGCACTAGGATATAAGTATAAGGTTTCAACATTCAATTCAGGGGATGCATTATTATTTAATGTTTCTGAAACACCATCGATGTATGAAATCATTTTTATGGATATCCAACTCATTAATCGTAATGGAGTAGATATTGCTCGTAAATTAAGAGAATTAGGTTCTATTTCAAAGATTATTTTCTTCACATCAACCGAGGATTATGTCTATGAAGCATTTGATGTTAAAGCGGATAATTATATCGTTAAAAGCCGTTGTACGTTAGAAAAATTTACAAAGATTTTAGATCAAACTATTAAACATATAGAAGAAGATAAGAATAAATTATTTTTCTTTGAGTTTAAAGGCAACAGACATGTTGTCTCATTAAACAAAATTCAATATTTTGAAGTTTGGAATAAAGTTATTACAATACATTTTGATAATAAAGTTGAAAAATTTTATTCAAACTTACAAGATGTTTTATCTAAGCTTAATCAAATAGAATTTTTCCAAGTCCACAGATCTTATATCGTTAACCTAAATTACATTACTAAAGTTTATAAAAATGAAATCATTTTAAAGGATGGTTCAATGATTCCATTAGGAAAAACATATATGGAATCTTTTGAAAATCATTTTATGCGATTTATAAATAAAGTGAATTTCTTTGAACAAAAGGTGGAAATGGTATGA
- a CDS encoding aldehyde dehydrogenase family protein, with translation MTYQERISYLKRLKEVILKYELDIKEALYLDLGKSSQESYITEIGLVLSEITYHMKHLKKWMKPKRVKNTLAVFPAKSFLVPEPFGKVLIIGPWNYPFQLIFNPLVGAISAGNKAVLKPSELAVNTEKLIVKLIKEVFSEDLVEVVTGGVEVTQELLNQRFDYIFFTGSTNVGKIIMRAASNNLTPVTLELGGKSPAIVMDTKDIKHAAYKIAFGKLINAGQTCIAPDYVLIREKDKPSFIEYYKEAVTKYYGSNPLESNDYPKIINNRHHQRLLSLVKETTILYGGTSNEFKIAPTIVEPKINSKIMVEEIFGPILPIITINQIEEIKDYIQEKPLATYLFTESKKIEDYVINNISTGGMTINDTLMHFSNHHLGFGGVGHSGMGKYHGKHSFDTFTHFKPVLKKSKHFDVPAKYLPSSDKKERFIKHILK, from the coding sequence ATGACATATCAAGAACGTATCAGTTATCTAAAAAGATTAAAAGAAGTCATTTTAAAATATGAACTAGATATTAAAGAAGCACTTTATCTTGATTTAGGTAAATCAAGTCAAGAAAGTTACATTACTGAGATTGGATTAGTTTTAAGTGAAATTACTTATCATATGAAACATCTAAAGAAATGGATGAAACCAAAACGTGTTAAAAACACTTTAGCAGTTTTCCCTGCTAAGTCTTTTTTAGTACCAGAACCGTTTGGAAAAGTGTTAATTATTGGCCCGTGGAACTATCCATTCCAACTGATCTTTAACCCATTAGTGGGAGCAATATCTGCAGGTAATAAGGCCGTTTTAAAGCCAAGTGAACTCGCAGTTAACACAGAAAAGTTAATTGTAAAGTTAATAAAAGAAGTCTTTAGTGAAGATCTGGTTGAGGTAGTAACTGGTGGTGTTGAAGTCACCCAAGAATTACTTAATCAAAGATTTGATTATATCTTCTTCACAGGATCTACCAATGTTGGAAAAATCATTATGAGAGCTGCAAGTAATAATTTAACACCAGTAACATTAGAACTTGGTGGAAAGTCACCTGCAATTGTTATGGATACAAAAGATATCAAACATGCAGCTTATAAGATTGCATTTGGAAAACTTATCAATGCAGGTCAAACATGTATTGCACCAGACTATGTTTTAATCCGTGAAAAAGATAAACCTTCATTTATTGAATATTACAAAGAAGCAGTTACTAAATACTATGGATCAAATCCATTAGAATCAAATGATTATCCTAAAATTATAAATAATCGTCATCATCAAAGATTACTTTCCTTAGTGAAAGAAACAACAATACTATATGGTGGTACATCAAATGAATTTAAGATTGCACCAACCATTGTTGAACCAAAGATCAATTCAAAAATTATGGTTGAAGAAATCTTTGGTCCAATACTTCCAATCATCACTATTAATCAAATTGAAGAGATTAAAGACTATATACAAGAAAAACCACTAGCAACCTACTTATTTACAGAAAGTAAAAAGATAGAAGACTACGTCATTAATAATATATCTACAGGTGGTATGACAATCAATGATACATTAATGCACTTTAGTAATCATCATTTAGGCTTTGGTGGTGTTGGTCATTCTGGAATGGGTAAATATCATGGTAAACACTCTTTTGATACATTTACCCACTTTAAACCTGTTTTAAAAAAGAGTAAACATTTTGATGTACCTGCAAAATATTTACCTTCGAGTGACAAAAAAGAAAGATTTATTAAACATATACTCAAATAG